A section of the Devosia rhizoryzae genome encodes:
- a CDS encoding methyl-accepting chemotaxis protein, whose protein sequence is MSDNAAKLHDSRPLGGGLRLALQASGMWLFGSAVGVGLLLAMGPGPGWFAAVGSICGLATAGTIGAALLADRKETQHLAALARAAGLSDRPDDRLTMAHIVRRLGDRLERASHFRAALGTMETATVVVDEKGALLAVSQGAERLVPGLHEGETLDRLFGKGYLESGGGAPAESMVLMGGRRFSMLRRNLPSGRYVLEFKPAGNYLEDDEFDALLGALATGQLSFRFEGVAHKPALAAFNEGLERLDQGLMQLRGVLSGRVETLGDADLPLADEAKDVLDLLALVEDRQREEEAVRDGLEDKLGAVKDLLRQFEARAAELEAKGETGRQALAAGVERMAALESALAAADQRAADARAMAVQADSAAGRTRALVSEIARMTQEIDTMTASIEDVSFRTNLLALNAAVEAARAGEKGAGFAVVADEVRQLAQATNRSAKEIRVIADKGRAQARIGLGEAVELQKITAALQDSLRNLSNDRPNIGADESNGAVQMRPVAVDQPKSSAIGRGAGLLRRAAG, encoded by the coding sequence ATGTCGGACAATGCCGCAAAACTCCACGATTCGCGCCCGCTTGGCGGGGGGCTCCGGCTCGCGCTCCAGGCGTCCGGGATGTGGCTTTTCGGCAGCGCCGTGGGTGTCGGCCTGTTGCTGGCAATGGGGCCGGGGCCGGGATGGTTCGCTGCGGTCGGCAGCATTTGTGGGCTCGCCACCGCCGGAACGATCGGCGCGGCTTTGCTGGCGGATCGTAAGGAAACCCAGCATCTTGCAGCCTTGGCGCGGGCGGCGGGCCTGAGCGACCGTCCGGACGACCGGCTCACCATGGCCCACATCGTCCGTCGCCTGGGCGATCGGCTAGAGCGGGCCAGCCATTTTCGTGCGGCGCTCGGCACGATGGAGACAGCGACGGTTGTTGTCGATGAAAAGGGCGCGCTTTTGGCGGTAAGCCAGGGTGCCGAGCGGCTGGTGCCGGGCCTCCATGAAGGCGAGACGCTGGATCGTCTGTTCGGCAAGGGTTATCTCGAGAGCGGCGGCGGTGCACCGGCCGAGAGCATGGTGCTGATGGGCGGGCGGCGCTTTTCCATGCTGCGCCGCAATCTGCCGTCGGGGCGCTATGTGCTCGAGTTCAAGCCGGCGGGCAATTACCTCGAAGACGATGAATTCGATGCGCTGCTGGGCGCGCTGGCGACGGGGCAGCTGAGCTTTCGCTTCGAAGGCGTGGCGCACAAGCCGGCGCTTGCCGCCTTCAACGAGGGGCTGGAGCGGCTCGACCAGGGGCTGATGCAGTTGCGCGGCGTCTTGTCAGGGCGCGTGGAGACATTGGGCGACGCCGATTTGCCGCTCGCCGACGAAGCCAAGGACGTGCTCGATCTTCTGGCGCTGGTCGAGGATCGGCAGCGCGAGGAAGAAGCGGTTCGCGACGGGCTCGAGGACAAGCTCGGGGCGGTCAAGGACCTGTTGCGCCAGTTCGAGGCACGGGCTGCCGAGCTCGAGGCCAAGGGCGAAACCGGCAGGCAGGCCTTGGCGGCGGGGGTGGAGCGGATGGCGGCGCTGGAAAGCGCGCTTGCTGCAGCCGACCAACGGGCCGCCGATGCGCGGGCCATGGCAGTGCAAGCCGATAGTGCAGCAGGGCGCACGCGGGCGCTGGTGAGCGAGATTGCGCGGATGACGCAGGAAATCGACACCATGACGGCCAGCATCGAGGACGTGTCGTTCCGCACCAATCTTCTGGCGCTGAATGCGGCCGTTGAAGCGGCGCGGGCGGGCGAAAAGGGCGCGGGCTTTGCCGTGGTTGCCGATGAAGTGCGGCAGCTGGCGCAGGCCACCAATCGCTCGGCCAAGGAAATCCGCGTCATTGCCGACAAGGGCCGGGCGCAGGCACGCATCGGGCTTGGTGAAGCGGTGGAACTGCAAAAAATCACTGCGGCGCTCCAGGATAGTTTACGCAATCTAAGCAATGATCGCCCCAATATTGGTGCAGACGAGAGCAATGGGGCGGTGCAGATGCGCCCCGTTGCTGTTGATCAGCCCAAGAGCAGCGCGATTGGCCGGGGGGCCGGCTTGTTGCGGCGGGCGGCAGGCTAG
- a CDS encoding CheR family methyltransferase, which yields MEQGEFSLSEREFARIKARVYTVAGISLSDAKKTLVLSRLSKIVRTLGLQSFDAYVDYLERGGSAQDGQDFVNALTTNLTRFYREDHHFDHLRSYIGTLLSERPRGTRLRIWSAGCSTGQEPYTIGMDLLAAFPDLRRWDFKILATDIDTAVIAKAAKGVYPESELSGLSAERARLFERGSDGSLIIPAAARELVSFKPLNLIQAWPMKGPFDAIFCRNVAIYFDKPTQGEVFGRFAGMMAPEGFLYIGHSENLGSGGEGFRLVGKTIYQSREKLNRRAA from the coding sequence ATGGAACAGGGAGAGTTCTCCCTCAGCGAGCGTGAGTTCGCGCGGATCAAGGCGCGCGTCTACACGGTCGCCGGTATTTCGCTCAGCGATGCCAAGAAAACCCTGGTTCTGTCGCGGCTTTCCAAGATCGTGCGGACGCTGGGGCTCCAAAGCTTTGATGCCTATGTCGATTATCTCGAACGCGGCGGTTCGGCGCAAGATGGGCAGGATTTCGTCAACGCGCTGACCACCAATCTGACGCGCTTCTACCGCGAGGATCACCATTTCGATCATCTTCGCAGCTATATCGGCACGCTGCTGTCGGAGCGGCCGCGCGGCACGCGGCTGCGCATCTGGTCGGCGGGCTGCTCGACGGGGCAGGAGCCCTATACTATCGGCATGGACTTGCTGGCGGCTTTCCCGGATTTGCGGCGCTGGGATTTCAAGATTCTCGCCACCGACATCGATACGGCGGTGATCGCCAAGGCTGCGAAGGGCGTTTATCCGGAGAGCGAGCTTTCGGGGCTCAGCGCCGAGCGGGCGCGGTTGTTCGAGCGCGGCAGCGACGGCTCGCTGATCATTCCGGCGGCGGCGCGGGAGCTGGTGTCGTTCAAGCCGCTAAACCTCATCCAGGCCTGGCCGATGAAGGGGCCGTTCGACGCCATCTTCTGCCGCAATGTCGCGATCTATTTCGACAAGCCGACTCAAGGCGAAGTCTTCGGCCGTTTTGCCGGGATGATGGCGCCGGAAGGCTTTTTATACATCGGCCACTCCGAAAATCTCGGATCGGGTGGCGAGGGTTTCCGGCTGGTGGGCAAGACTATCTACCAGTCTCGAGAAAAACTGAACAGAAGAGCTGCATGA
- a CDS encoding protein-glutamate methylesterase/protein-glutamine glutaminase, with protein sequence MMSIKVLVVDDSALIREVLGRMLTRDGDITVVGTAVDPIEAREKIKTLDPDVVTLDIEMPNMNGLAFLEKLMRLRPTPVVMVSTLTKRGASETLLALELGAVDFVAKPSAEFAGGLDAFGAGLRDKIRAAAKSDVRGRSASRAEAPKVPVRSAAAPEGSLIAIGASTGGVEAIRTVLGSLPADCPPVVIAQHMPPGFTGRFAARLDELCALKVMEAEDRMPLLAGHAYVARGDYHLRVERSSGQLKCRLGQEAPESGHRPSVDVMFESVAKTVGPMAVGAILTGMGRDGARGLKLMRDAGAYTVGQSQASALVYGMPRVAFEEGAVIEQAPVEQIASRLANALVRLKSAA encoded by the coding sequence ATGATGAGCATCAAGGTTCTGGTCGTCGACGACTCGGCGCTAATCCGCGAGGTGCTCGGGCGCATGCTGACGCGCGATGGCGATATCACCGTGGTGGGCACGGCGGTGGACCCGATCGAGGCGCGCGAGAAGATCAAGACGCTCGATCCCGACGTCGTGACGCTCGATATCGAGATGCCGAACATGAACGGTCTGGCATTTCTGGAAAAGCTGATGCGGTTGCGGCCGACGCCGGTGGTGATGGTCTCGACGCTGACCAAGCGCGGCGCGAGCGAAACGCTTCTGGCGCTGGAACTAGGGGCGGTGGATTTCGTGGCCAAGCCTAGCGCCGAATTTGCCGGCGGGCTCGATGCGTTCGGCGCGGGCCTGCGCGACAAGATCAGGGCGGCGGCCAAGTCGGATGTGCGGGGCCGTTCGGCCAGCCGGGCCGAGGCGCCGAAGGTGCCGGTGCGTAGCGCTGCGGCGCCCGAAGGGTCGCTGATCGCGATCGGGGCTTCGACCGGGGGCGTCGAGGCAATCCGGACAGTTCTCGGTTCTCTGCCGGCCGATTGCCCGCCGGTGGTGATCGCCCAGCACATGCCGCCGGGCTTTACCGGGCGCTTTGCGGCGCGGCTTGATGAGCTTTGCGCGCTCAAGGTGATGGAGGCCGAGGACCGCATGCCGCTTCTGGCGGGCCATGCCTATGTGGCGCGCGGCGACTACCATTTGCGGGTCGAGCGCTCGTCGGGCCAGCTCAAGTGCCGGTTGGGGCAGGAAGCGCCCGAAAGCGGGCACCGGCCCAGCGTCGACGTGATGTTTGAATCGGTCGCCAAAACGGTCGGTCCGATGGCGGTGGGTGCCATTCTCACCGGCATGGGCCGGGACGGGGCGCGGGGGCTCAAGCTGATGCGTGACGCGGGCGCCTATACGGTGGGGCAGAGCCAGGCTTCGGCACTGGTTTACGGCATGCCGCGCGTCGCCTTCGAGGAAGGTGCGGTGATCGAGCAGGCGCCGGTGGAGCAGATCGCCTCGCGTCTGGCCAATGCCCTGGTTCGGCTCAAGTCGGCAGCTTGA
- a CDS encoding response regulator yields the protein MPKASAVSVLIVDDQQSMRGIAKYILNQLGFKDIIEAKSGRDALGKLEKSNVDLIISDWNMDDIDGLTLLKVIRKHPRTQTMPFIMATGRSDKEQVKEAISFGVNNYIIKPFDAMTMKKRIEAVIGALT from the coding sequence ATGCCAAAAGCAAGCGCAGTCAGCGTCCTGATCGTTGATGACCAGCAGTCGATGCGCGGTATCGCCAAGTATATTCTCAATCAGCTGGGTTTTAAGGACATCATCGAGGCCAAGTCCGGCCGCGATGCCTTGGGCAAGCTCGAAAAGAGCAATGTCGATCTCATCATTTCCGATTGGAACATGGACGATATCGACGGGCTGACCCTCCTCAAGGTGATCCGCAAGCATCCGCGGACGCAGACCATGCCGTTTATCATGGCCACCGGCCGCTCCGACAAGGAGCAGGTCAAGGAAGCCATTTCCTTCGGCGTCAACAACTACATCATCAAGCCGTTCGACGCGATGACGATGAAAAAGCGCATCGAAGCCGTGATTGGCGCGCTGACCTGA
- a CDS encoding methyl-accepting chemotaxis protein has translation MGLFPHLRIAQKLPLALVGSALVVSAGVGIASYLIGLGTVDQQRNQSMQASLNTAASLVSNYYSSAEVDLRLFVQRSDTVTAIKNLTRAVDEMRMGLQERAGAQLQAAYVTESPNPEDRAAVDSNIKGAMYDAPHKRFHPGFRTLMQERAYSDVLLISAAGDVVYSVAKNMDFATNVVTDAAAAASGLGRAFAAGKDLADGEAAFVDFSLYAPTSSAQSFMVMPVYEKEENTGVMVLSISPDAVSALVSGLSGLGQTGEVVVVGSDGLLRTESPQTAEADVLATPFMADAITAALGGSSAQGMSYDYRGAPMVVDAEPVNVDGVTWAVAAVQPEQEAFAPVVEMRNMTLLVGGILLAIAALLGFFFARSISRPLSRLTDTMEALANGDLSVDVAGQHRHDEIGAMARTVEVFRENALKVNEMTEAEAARIIATQAERAAMMRDLQRAFGQVVDAAIAGDFSRRVDAEFPDDELNTLARSVNGLVETVDRGVSETGTVLSALANTDLTQRMEGDYQGAFARLKADTNAVADKLTDIVGQLRDTSRTLKTATGEILSGANDLSERTTKQAATIEETSAAMEQLASTVLQNAERAREASTVARGVTQTAEEGGQVMGKATDAMERITQSSAKISNIIGLIDDIAFQTNLLALNASVEAARAGEAGKGFAVVAVEVRRLAQSAAQASSEVKALIEQSATEVKGGSRLVADAAQRLEQILSSARASSALMNGIAHESREQAASIEEVNTAVRTMDEMTQHNAALVEEMNASIEQTEAQAAQLDRIVDIFALEERAPAPAKLASAAPGPVKSLADGARGLQAKLSTAARSYLSKGNAAVDADWNEF, from the coding sequence ATGGGTTTGTTTCCGCATCTTAGGATTGCGCAGAAGTTGCCGCTCGCGCTGGTCGGGTCGGCCCTGGTGGTCAGCGCTGGGGTGGGCATTGCAAGCTACCTGATCGGGCTGGGCACCGTCGATCAGCAACGCAACCAATCGATGCAGGCCTCACTTAACACGGCGGCGTCGCTGGTCAGCAATTACTACTCCAGCGCCGAGGTGGACCTCAGGCTGTTCGTGCAGCGGTCCGATACCGTCACCGCAATCAAGAACCTCACCCGCGCCGTTGATGAAATGCGCATGGGGCTGCAGGAACGGGCCGGGGCGCAGCTGCAGGCTGCCTATGTCACCGAGAGCCCCAATCCAGAGGATCGGGCGGCGGTCGACAGCAATATCAAGGGCGCCATGTATGACGCGCCGCACAAGCGCTTCCATCCCGGTTTCCGCACGCTGATGCAGGAGCGAGCCTATTCAGACGTGCTGCTGATCAGCGCCGCGGGCGATGTGGTTTATTCGGTGGCCAAGAACATGGACTTTGCCACCAATGTGGTGACCGATGCGGCTGCGGCCGCAAGCGGGCTTGGCCGGGCTTTTGCGGCGGGCAAGGACCTTGCCGACGGGGAAGCGGCGTTTGTCGACTTCTCCCTTTATGCCCCGACAAGCAGCGCGCAGAGCTTCATGGTGATGCCGGTTTATGAAAAGGAAGAAAATACCGGCGTCATGGTCTTGTCCATTTCGCCCGACGCGGTGAGCGCTCTGGTCTCGGGCCTTTCGGGACTGGGGCAGACCGGGGAAGTCGTGGTCGTGGGCAGCGACGGGCTGCTGCGCACCGAGTCGCCGCAAACCGCTGAGGCCGACGTTCTGGCGACCCCGTTTATGGCCGATGCCATCACGGCGGCGCTCGGGGGCAGCAGCGCGCAGGGCATGAGCTATGACTATCGCGGCGCGCCCATGGTGGTGGATGCCGAGCCAGTCAATGTCGATGGCGTCACCTGGGCGGTAGCCGCCGTGCAACCCGAGCAGGAGGCCTTTGCGCCGGTGGTCGAGATGCGCAACATGACGCTTCTGGTCGGAGGCATACTGCTCGCGATCGCCGCGCTTTTGGGGTTCTTCTTTGCCCGCTCCATCAGCCGGCCGCTCAGCCGCCTCACCGATACGATGGAGGCCCTGGCCAATGGCGACCTCTCGGTCGATGTCGCCGGTCAACACCGCCACGACGAGATCGGCGCGATGGCGCGAACGGTGGAAGTGTTCCGCGAGAATGCGCTCAAGGTCAACGAAATGACCGAAGCGGAGGCAGCGCGGATCATCGCGACGCAGGCCGAACGCGCCGCCATGATGCGGGACCTGCAACGCGCCTTCGGTCAGGTCGTGGATGCGGCAATTGCCGGGGATTTCTCGCGCCGCGTCGATGCCGAGTTCCCCGATGACGAACTCAATACGCTGGCGCGTTCCGTCAATGGATTGGTGGAAACGGTCGATCGCGGCGTGTCCGAGACTGGCACCGTGCTCTCGGCTTTGGCCAATACCGATCTCACGCAGCGCATGGAAGGCGACTACCAAGGCGCGTTCGCGCGCCTCAAGGCCGACACCAATGCCGTGGCCGACAAGCTGACCGATATTGTAGGCCAGCTGCGGGATACGTCGCGGACGCTCAAGACCGCGACGGGCGAGATCCTTTCCGGCGCCAACGATCTTTCCGAGCGCACCACCAAGCAGGCAGCGACCATCGAGGAAACGTCAGCGGCCATGGAGCAACTGGCGTCCACCGTCTTGCAGAATGCCGAGCGGGCGCGGGAAGCCTCAACGGTGGCACGCGGGGTAACGCAGACGGCCGAAGAAGGCGGGCAGGTCATGGGCAAAGCGACCGATGCCATGGAGCGCATCACCCAGTCGTCTGCCAAGATCTCCAACATCATCGGGCTGATCGACGATATCGCCTTCCAGACCAATCTCCTTGCGCTCAACGCTTCGGTGGAAGCGGCACGGGCGGGTGAGGCCGGCAAGGGTTTTGCGGTGGTCGCCGTGGAAGTGCGGCGCCTGGCGCAATCGGCGGCGCAGGCCTCGAGCGAGGTCAAGGCGCTGATCGAACAGAGCGCCACCGAGGTCAAGGGCGGCTCGCGCCTCGTGGCCGATGCCGCGCAGCGTCTCGAGCAGATCCTGAGCTCCGCCCGCGCGTCGAGCGCGCTGATGAACGGGATCGCCCATGAGAGCCGCGAACAGGCAGCCTCGATCGAAGAGGTCAATACCGCCGTCCGCACCATGGACGAGATGACCCAGCACAATGCGGCCCTGGTCGAGGAAATGAATGCCTCGATCGAGCAGACCGAAGCACAGGCCGCCCAGCTCGACCGCATTGTCGATATCTTTGCGCTCGAAGAACGCGCGCCGGCGCCTGCCAAACTTGCTTCAGCGGCGCCGGGCCCGGTCAAGTCGCTCGCCGATGGCGCCCGAGGATTGCAGGCAAAGCTTTCGACGGCCGCTCGCTCCTATTTGAGCAAGGGTAATGCTGCCGTGGATGCGGACTGGAACGAGTTCTGA
- a CDS encoding methyl-accepting chemotaxis protein, producing MLKWIGRSLANTKLTTMIAALVVSAITVSIAVVSTAIFVNLTASTESTAQRQQVVNLKTAATILESKLPGAEVLWSEDGSEILGISTYGMPGRFSGNEIADAISRITGEATSLYVFNEESQQYIMQMTTFADADGNRAVGTELAADSPAIAQAEAGLAYFGEETILGKTYYAAYQPILNKSGKPLALLFVGIDHAHVDGIIYDTLRLILIVGAATLVVLGAIGWALSRQMMRPIPKLAGVMKEIAAGDYSAEVPFSHRGNEVGEMARAVEVFRDNGLKMSTMSEEERAASERRRIERTDMMVALQAAFGEVVDAAIAGDFSKRVHAQFPDRELNSLAGSVNALVETVDRGVTETGQVLAAMAHADLTQRMVGDYQGSFAKLKEDTNAVAEKLSDVIGSLRVTSRALKTATGEILSGANDLSERTTKQAATIEETSAAMEQLATTVAQNARMADDANKSANAVSTNASRSGEVMDQANAAMERITQSSGKISNIIGMIDDIAFQTNLLALNASVEAARAGDAGKGFAVVAVEVRRLAQSAAQASSEVKALIEASASEVKGGSDLVSSAARQLRDMLGEVSANAQLMQSIAKASQEQAAAIDQVGVAVRTLDEMTQHNAALVEETNAAMEQTEAQASELDRVVDIFTIAEDETEGEPAPAPVQRRQAAPRIETEKMRSAARSYLSHGNAAIAADWSEF from the coding sequence ATGTTGAAGTGGATAGGCCGGAGCCTGGCGAACACGAAGCTGACGACCATGATCGCGGCTCTGGTGGTCTCGGCGATAACCGTCTCGATCGCTGTGGTCAGCACGGCAATATTCGTCAATCTTACAGCCTCAACGGAGTCCACGGCCCAGCGCCAGCAGGTCGTAAACCTCAAAACTGCGGCGACGATCCTGGAAAGCAAGCTGCCGGGTGCGGAAGTCCTGTGGTCCGAGGACGGCAGCGAGATCCTGGGCATCTCGACCTATGGCATGCCGGGGCGTTTCAGCGGCAACGAGATTGCCGATGCGATCAGCCGCATTACCGGCGAGGCGACATCTCTCTACGTCTTCAACGAAGAGAGCCAGCAATATATCATGCAGATGACCACCTTTGCCGATGCCGACGGCAACAGGGCAGTGGGCACTGAACTTGCGGCGGACTCCCCGGCAATCGCGCAGGCCGAAGCAGGCCTCGCCTATTTCGGCGAAGAAACCATCCTCGGCAAGACCTATTACGCTGCCTATCAGCCGATCCTCAACAAGTCGGGCAAGCCGCTGGCTCTGCTTTTCGTGGGCATCGACCATGCCCATGTGGACGGCATCATCTACGACACCTTGCGCCTGATCCTGATCGTGGGCGCGGCGACGCTCGTTGTTCTTGGTGCGATCGGCTGGGCGCTGTCGCGGCAGATGATGCGCCCCATTCCCAAGCTTGCCGGCGTGATGAAGGAGATCGCCGCTGGCGACTATTCAGCCGAAGTGCCGTTCAGCCACCGCGGAAATGAAGTGGGCGAGATGGCCCGGGCGGTCGAGGTGTTCCGCGACAATGGTCTCAAGATGAGCACGATGAGCGAGGAAGAACGCGCCGCTTCCGAGCGCCGCCGCATCGAACGCACCGACATGATGGTGGCGCTGCAGGCGGCGTTCGGCGAAGTGGTGGACGCGGCGATTGCCGGCGACTTTTCCAAGCGCGTTCATGCGCAGTTCCCGGATCGCGAGCTCAACAGCCTTGCTGGCAGCGTCAATGCGCTGGTGGAAACGGTGGATCGCGGCGTGACCGAAACCGGGCAGGTGCTGGCGGCCATGGCGCATGCCGATCTCACCCAGCGCATGGTCGGCGATTACCAGGGCTCCTTTGCCAAGCTTAAGGAAGACACCAATGCGGTGGCTGAAAAGCTCAGCGATGTGATCGGGTCGCTGCGCGTCACCTCGCGGGCGCTCAAGACTGCCACGGGAGAAATCTTGTCCGGCGCCAACGATCTTTCCGAGCGCACGACCAAACAGGCCGCAACGATCGAGGAAACCTCGGCAGCGATGGAACAGCTGGCGACCACCGTCGCCCAGAACGCGCGCATGGCAGACGATGCCAACAAGAGCGCCAATGCCGTTTCGACCAATGCGTCGCGCAGCGGCGAGGTGATGGACCAGGCCAATGCGGCAATGGAGCGGATTACCCAATCCTCGGGCAAGATCTCCAACATTATCGGCATGATCGACGACATCGCCTTCCAGACCAATCTTCTGGCGCTCAACGCCTCGGTGGAAGCGGCGCGGGCGGGGGATGCCGGCAAAGGCTTTGCCGTGGTGGCCGTGGAAGTGCGGCGTCTGGCCCAGTCGGCGGCGCAGGCCTCTTCGGAGGTCAAGGCGCTGATCGAGGCCAGCGCCAGTGAGGTCAAGGGTGGTTCGGACCTGGTGTCGAGCGCGGCGCGGCAGCTGCGCGACATGCTGGGCGAAGTGTCGGCCAATGCGCAGCTGATGCAATCGATCGCCAAGGCGAGCCAGGAACAGGCGGCGGCGATCGATCAGGTAGGTGTCGCCGTGAGGACGCTCGATGAAATGACCCAGCACAATGCGGCGCTGGTGGAAGAAACCAATGCCGCCATGGAACAGACCGAGGCGCAGGCTTCCGAGCTCGACCGGGTGGTCGACATCTTCACCATCGCGGAAGACGAGACCGAAGGCGAACCCGCTCCGGCACCGGTGCAGCGCCGCCAAGCCGCTCCGCGGATCGAAACGGAAAAGATGCGCAGCGCGGCTCGCTCGTATCTGAGCCATGGCAATGCGGCTATCGCGGCGGACTGGTCCGAGTTCTAG
- a CDS encoding methyl-accepting chemotaxis protein, with protein sequence MRIRAKIFAVAGLMGLASIVIGGMAANMVFAYNQRVDQLENLADRAYLGERLNRYVTAVVMDARGIYASETTEEAAPFAEGLTSTLDKIDTVLADWRPKVDAEGLAAFDAVVSRTAEFRAFRMETARLGREVSPADADAQGNTDENRANRRAYQAEIDAVVERDQTLMGTVRSDLDAFQSQMLSILIGTIIVGLGAGMAGAGYLGTVHLSRPISGLTRSMQALADGELDGQIDFTGNKDEIGAMARTLRVFQENARTVAALTEEERQRARSISERAQMMSNFQEQFDRVVAASRDGDFSRRMDDHFNDPDLNRIAADFNGVLSSVEGGLSDAGTVLSALAKTDLTLRMTGEHRGAFAALQSHINTVAETLTGVVDGLKQTSRALKTATGEILTGANDLSERTTKQAATIEETSAAMEQLASTVLHNSERARDANANAQVVSQTAEAGGEVMGKATEAMRRISASSGKISNIIGLIDDIAFQTNLLALNASVEAARAGDAGKGFAVVAVEVRRLAQSAASASADIKGLIEQSANEVSGGTRLVEEAAARLSAMLDAAKSNSSLMDSIARDSREQASAIEEVTVAVRQMDEMTQHNAALVEQTNAAIEQTEAQASELDRIVAVFRTGSAVEVAEAVAVPQRSPTVRSAARTYLSQGNAAISADWSEF encoded by the coding sequence ATGCGTATCCGGGCAAAGATTTTTGCCGTGGCGGGGCTGATGGGCCTTGCCTCAATCGTCATTGGCGGCATGGCCGCGAACATGGTTTTTGCCTATAATCAACGCGTTGATCAGCTCGAAAATCTTGCTGATCGCGCGTATCTAGGCGAGCGGCTCAACCGCTATGTCACGGCAGTGGTGATGGATGCGCGCGGCATCTATGCCTCGGAAACCACCGAAGAAGCTGCCCCTTTCGCCGAGGGGCTGACCAGTACGCTGGACAAGATCGATACCGTCCTCGCCGATTGGCGGCCAAAGGTGGATGCCGAGGGTCTGGCCGCCTTTGACGCCGTGGTGAGCCGGACGGCTGAATTTCGAGCGTTCCGCATGGAAACGGCGCGGCTCGGGCGCGAAGTGAGCCCGGCGGATGCCGATGCGCAGGGCAATACCGATGAAAATCGGGCCAATCGGCGGGCCTATCAGGCCGAGATCGATGCCGTTGTCGAGCGCGACCAGACGTTGATGGGCACCGTTCGCAGCGACCTCGACGCCTTTCAGTCGCAGATGCTGTCTATCCTGATCGGGACCATTATCGTGGGGCTTGGTGCTGGCATGGCCGGCGCGGGTTATCTTGGCACCGTGCATCTGTCGCGGCCCATCAGCGGCCTGACCAGGAGCATGCAGGCGCTGGCCGACGGCGAACTCGATGGGCAGATCGACTTTACCGGAAACAAGGATGAGATCGGCGCCATGGCGCGCACGCTGCGCGTGTTCCAAGAAAATGCCCGCACGGTGGCAGCGCTGACCGAGGAAGAGCGCCAGCGCGCCCGCTCCATCAGCGAACGGGCGCAGATGATGAGCAATTTCCAGGAGCAGTTCGACCGGGTGGTTGCAGCGTCGCGCGACGGCGATTTCAGCCGCCGCATGGATGATCATTTCAACGATCCCGACCTCAACCGCATTGCAGCCGACTTCAATGGCGTCTTGTCGAGTGTCGAAGGCGGCCTCAGCGATGCCGGCACGGTCTTGTCGGCACTGGCCAAGACGGACCTCACGCTGCGCATGACGGGCGAACACCGTGGTGCCTTTGCAGCGCTCCAAAGTCACATCAACACGGTTGCCGAGACCCTGACCGGGGTTGTCGACGGGCTGAAACAAACCTCGCGTGCGCTCAAGACTGCAACCGGGGAAATCCTCACCGGCGCCAATGATCTTTCCGAGCGCACCACCAAGCAGGCGGCGACGATCGAGGAAACGTCGGCGGCAATGGAGCAGCTTGCCTCAACCGTCCTCCACAATTCGGAACGGGCGCGCGATGCCAATGCCAATGCGCAGGTGGTGAGCCAGACGGCCGAAGCGGGTGGCGAGGTGATGGGCAAGGCCACCGAGGCCATGCGGCGCATCTCGGCTTCTTCGGGCAAGATTTCCAACATCATCGGTCTGATCGACGACATCGCCTTCCAGACCAATCTTCTGGCACTCAACGCCTCGGTGGAAGCGGCGCGCGCCGGCGATGCGGGCAAGGGTTTCGCCGTTGTGGCCGTGGAGGTGCGGCGCCTCGCACAATCGGCTGCGAGCGCCTCTGCCGATATCAAGGGGCTGATCGAGCAAAGCGCCAACGAGGTCTCCGGCGGTACCAGGCTCGTGGAGGAAGCTGCCGCAAGGCTCAGCGCCATGCTGGATGCCGCCAAGAGCAATTCGAGCCTGATGGACAGCATTGCCCGCGACAGCCGCGAACAGGCCTCGGCAATCGAGGAAGTTACCGTCGCGGTGCGGCAGATGGATGAGATGACCCAGCACAATGCAGCATTGGTGGAACAAACCAATGCCGCGATAGAACAGACCGAAGCGCAGGCGTCCGAGCTCGACCGGATCGTTGCGGTGTTCCGCACAGGCAGCGCGGTGGAGGTTGCCGAAGCGGTGGCGGTCCCGCAGCGCAGCCCGACCGTTCGCAGTGCCGCGCGCACCTACCTCAGCCAGGGCAATGCCGCCATTTCGGCAGATTGGTCCGAATTCTAA